From Streptomyces sp. Edi4, one genomic window encodes:
- a CDS encoding cytochrome P450 — protein MSPRENLVGLREIRRDQLGFLVRSVETHGDIFRLRLGGLPTVLINHPDYLQHVLVDHHQNYDKDNFLYRATRTVLREGLIANKGGESWRTHRKLMQPSFHRSSVAGFTTNISDLTAGLLRAWEAHADAGDPVEVTADVADLALKIVLRALFGVDAEERGRRFERDFLEVNAIAGNFFRFPFPPLSWYSPSRNRLRALIKEMDAFIAHLIAARMEHESDRPDLFTLLLNSLDEETGTGLTHDQLTNEILAMIIAGYETSSNSISWIFHQLAEHPDVQRRVQEEVDGVLDGRVPTFEDLPNLSYTRQVIDETLRLFTPAWQTMRHAVDEDVIGGYRIPKGTDVYLNLFTFHRHPEFWPEPTRFDPERFTPEEIAKRPRSAYQPFGSGPRYCLGKQFALTELHIITVMLAQTFHVTKPAGQPPVGFAPLITLHPKGGIQLTLQRR, from the coding sequence TTGAGTCCGCGTGAGAATCTGGTCGGACTCAGAGAAATACGGCGCGACCAACTCGGCTTCCTGGTGCGTTCGGTGGAGACCCACGGCGATATTTTCCGGCTGCGTCTCGGCGGACTTCCCACCGTGCTGATCAATCATCCGGACTACCTCCAGCACGTCCTGGTCGATCACCACCAGAACTACGACAAGGACAACTTCCTCTACCGCGCCACCCGCACGGTGCTGCGCGAGGGGCTCATCGCCAACAAGGGCGGCGAGTCGTGGCGGACGCACCGCAAGCTGATGCAGCCCTCGTTCCACCGCTCCAGCGTGGCCGGGTTCACCACCAACATCAGCGATCTGACCGCCGGGCTGCTGCGGGCCTGGGAGGCGCACGCCGACGCGGGTGATCCCGTCGAGGTCACCGCCGACGTCGCCGATCTGGCGTTGAAGATCGTGCTGCGCGCGCTCTTCGGGGTGGACGCCGAGGAGCGCGGGCGGCGTTTCGAGCGGGACTTCCTCGAGGTGAACGCGATCGCCGGGAACTTCTTCCGGTTCCCGTTCCCGCCGCTGTCCTGGTACTCGCCGTCCCGCAACCGGCTGCGCGCGCTCATCAAGGAGATGGACGCCTTCATCGCGCACCTCATCGCGGCGCGCATGGAACACGAGAGCGACCGGCCCGATCTGTTCACCCTGCTCCTGAACTCGCTCGACGAGGAGACCGGGACGGGGCTCACGCACGATCAGCTGACCAACGAGATCCTCGCCATGATCATCGCGGGGTACGAGACGTCCAGCAATTCCATCTCGTGGATCTTCCACCAGCTCGCCGAGCACCCCGACGTCCAGCGCCGGGTGCAGGAGGAGGTGGACGGGGTCCTCGACGGGCGGGTTCCCACCTTCGAGGACCTGCCGAACCTGTCGTACACGCGGCAGGTCATCGACGAGACGCTGCGCCTGTTCACACCCGCGTGGCAGACGATGCGGCACGCGGTCGACGAGGACGTCATCGGCGGCTACCGGATCCCGAAGGGGACCGACGTCTATCTGAATCTGTTCACGTTCCACCGGCACCCGGAATTCTGGCCGGAGCCGACCCGGTTCGACCCCGAGCGTTTCACGCCCGAGGAAATCGCCAAGCGCCCGCGCAGCGCGTACCAGCCCTTCGGCAGTGGTCCGCGTTACTGCCTCGGCAAGCAATTCGCACTCACCGAGCTGCACATCATCACCGTCATGCTCGCCCAGACCTTTCATGTCACGAAGCCGGCCGGACAACCGCCGGTGGGATTCGCTCCGCTCATCACGCTGCACCCCAAGGGCGGCATACAGCTGACACTGCAACGCCGCTGA